A genomic region of Trifolium pratense cultivar HEN17-A07 linkage group LG3, ARS_RC_1.1, whole genome shotgun sequence contains the following coding sequences:
- the LOC123916041 gene encoding uncharacterized protein LOC123916041, whose translation MLLVIDFEKEKLTYLDSFPMTKSSHNITRSIKTMALFMEGMLQSGIFYDNPSTPRPLVSHFHMSFPSAAGSQGINSNDCAVFVILWMTSAKEEEGYKVEVDNGSRLQIAIDLVLAPYNKHKSIVMQNAEDFNARKKRSSLRKGV comes from the exons ATGCTGTTAGTCATTGATTTTGAGAAGGAGAAATTGACCTACCTTGACTCTTTCCCCATGACAAAGTCTTCCCACAACATAACGCGGAGCATAAAAACTATG GCGCTGTTTATGGAGGGAATGCTGCAAAGTGGCATATTTTACGACAATCCGAGCACACCTAGGCCACTGGTGTCGCATTTTCACATGTCTTTCCCCAGTGCCGCTGGTTCACAGGGCATTAACTC GAATGACTGTGCAGTCTTCGTCATCCTTTGGATGACATCTGCAAAGGAGGAGGAAGGATACAAAGTGGAG GTGGACAATGGATCCAGACTGCAGATTGCGATTGATTTGGTGTTGGCGCCATATAATAAACACAAGTCAATCGTAATGCAGAATGCTGAAGATTTCAATGCGCGCAAGAAAAGATCATCATTGCGTAAAGGGGTGTAA